Proteins from a genomic interval of Elusimicrobiota bacterium:
- a CDS encoding PDGLE domain-containing protein, whose translation MIFPFVLVILAAIFASQNPDGLDKVSQILGFASKGIEHSSIMTGYTIPFLGTSKLSTVFAGIAGVLLMYGFFILLGFLLKKCENLAQTNIRGWFVGKNNERKS comes from the coding sequence TTGATATTTCCTTTTGTTCTCGTAATCCTTGCAGCAATTTTTGCTTCGCAAAACCCGGATGGTTTGGACAAAGTATCTCAAATACTCGGTTTCGCAAGTAAAGGGATAGAACATTCATCTATTATGACAGGATATACTATTCCATTCCTGGGAACGTCAAAGCTTTCAACAGTATTTGCAGGGATTGCCGGAGTATTACTAATGTATGGATTTTTTATCTTGCTCGGTTTTTTGCTGAAAAAGTGTGAAAATTTGGCCCAAACCAACATCCGGGGTTGGTTCGTTGGCAAAAATAATGAAAGAAAAAGCTAA
- a CDS encoding C-GCAxxG-C-C family protein, with protein sequence MKEKAKNHFLGLNGYKRLNCAMAVAEAFHEKYPLDSKHLEQLKSCGGGRAPAGICGSIFAAKVIMDQYLPGKSGQVLSEFASIAGSVKCGEIRRSKKLSCVRCVELSAEHLLSVLPR encoded by the coding sequence ATGAAAGAAAAAGCTAAAAACCATTTTTTGGGATTGAACGGGTACAAAAGGCTGAACTGTGCTATGGCTGTGGCAGAAGCTTTTCACGAAAAATATCCTCTGGATTCGAAACATCTGGAACAGCTAAAATCCTGCGGCGGGGGAAGAGCACCTGCCGGCATATGCGGCAGTATTTTTGCCGCAAAGGTTATTATGGATCAGTACTTACCGGGCAAGTCCGGCCAAGTGTTAAGCGAATTTGCTTCAATTGCCGGCTCGGTAAAATGCGGTGAAATAAGGAGATCCAAAAAGCTTTCCTGTGTGCGCTGTGTGGAACTTTCCGCCGAACACCTGCTTTCTGTTTTGCCGAGATAA